A single genomic interval of Mangifera indica cultivar Alphonso chromosome 5, CATAS_Mindica_2.1, whole genome shotgun sequence harbors:
- the LOC123216853 gene encoding heavy metal-associated isoprenylated plant protein 39-like isoform X1, with product MKKFILKLDLDDGKAKQKALKTVSTLSGIDAISMDLKEKTLTVIGTVDPVNVVSKLRKYWPTDIIFVGPAKEPEKKEEAKKEEPKKEEEAKKEEPKKEEPPKEDGKKEEPKKEEEKKEEPKKEAAPAPPPPDPVLELVKLYRAYNPHMTTYYHVQSMEENPNACVIF from the exons ATGAAG AAGTTTATTTTGAAGCTGGATTTGGATGATGGCAAAGCCAAGCAGAAGGCCTTGAAGACAGTCTCTACTCTTTCAG GGATCGATGCTATCTCCATGGACCTGAAGGAAAAGACATTGACAGTGATAGGAACTGTTGATCCTGTGAACGTAGTGAGCAAATTGCGAAAATATTGGCCAACGGATATTATCTTTGTTGGGCCGGCAAAAGAACCGGAGAAGAAAGAGGAGGCGAAGAAGGAGGAGCCTAAGAAAGAGGAGGAAGCAAAGAAGGAAGAACCCAAGAAGGAGGAGCCACCAAAGGAGGATGGCAAGAAAGAAGAACCcaagaaagaggaagagaagaaagaagagccAAAGAAAGAGGCTGCACCAGCTCCACCACCACCAGACCCAGTTTTAGAGCTAGTCAAGCTTTACAGAGCATATAATCCCCACATGACCACATATTATCATGTTCAAAGCATGGAAGAAAATCCAAATGCTTgtgttatattttaa
- the LOC123216853 gene encoding heavy metal-associated isoprenylated plant protein 39-like isoform X2 has product MDLKEKTLTVIGTVDPVNVVSKLRKYWPTDIIFVGPAKEPEKKEEAKKEEPKKEEEAKKEEPKKEEPPKEDGKKEEPKKEEEKKEEPKKEAAPAPPPPDPVLELVKLYRAYNPHMTTYYHVQSMEENPNACVIF; this is encoded by the coding sequence ATGGACCTGAAGGAAAAGACATTGACAGTGATAGGAACTGTTGATCCTGTGAACGTAGTGAGCAAATTGCGAAAATATTGGCCAACGGATATTATCTTTGTTGGGCCGGCAAAAGAACCGGAGAAGAAAGAGGAGGCGAAGAAGGAGGAGCCTAAGAAAGAGGAGGAAGCAAAGAAGGAAGAACCCAAGAAGGAGGAGCCACCAAAGGAGGATGGCAAGAAAGAAGAACCcaagaaagaggaagagaagaaagaagagccAAAGAAAGAGGCTGCACCAGCTCCACCACCACCAGACCCAGTTTTAGAGCTAGTCAAGCTTTACAGAGCATATAATCCCCACATGACCACATATTATCATGTTCAAAGCATGGAAGAAAATCCAAATGCTTgtgttatattttaa
- the LOC123216482 gene encoding C-terminal binding protein AN-like yields the protein MDRKESIERVNSYHLIHNSAWLEIRLFYVRISPCAVSSVPDHLILCHVRSQIGVSLEINGSRVPASEVASITLRRDRLNKESSEVTYVSTDNVHVTGNVEFEVFHEKDMVLCGSLERMESTWNNESDTRAGWSMDCYTAIGSGSSAFFQPKLGVSAPAIEVYIAGCCGGVPVILTKTIQVSPRRKGSRHRVLDAIPEEEEIEKHLNADNGLARQKKLQITEAEDDDNESDEKIRGSLYSEDMYYGEDGQLSWFNAGVRVGVGIGLGMCVGIGIGVGLLMRSYQATTGKFRRSVQTMENRSSAPMLNRNNPTPLPLVVTLNSIEDCGLEQDSLAGVATVEHVPLSRLSDGKIEAAAAVLLHSLTYLPRAAHRLLRPYQLILCLGSSDRGVDSALAADLGVRLVHVDTSRAEEIADTVMALILGLLRRTHLLSRHALSASGWLGSVQPLCRGMRRCRGLVLGIIGRSSSARALASRSLAFKMSVLYFDVHEGKEKFAFPSAARRMDTLNDLLAASDIISLHCAVTNETIQIINAECLQHIKPGAFLVNTGSSQLLDDCAVKQLLIDGTLAGCALDGAEGPQWMEAWVREMPNVLILPRSADYSEEVWMEIRDKAISILKTFFFDGVIPNNVISDVDEDEDESEMGDEVKQFNKQDNVSALQGSVSEQLTDNIQVTSQSSQKKGISLSKDSPSQLQGSVSSQNTTSKPDGRRSRSGKKAKKRHARQKSLQKSDDPSALEKESTSHREDDTAMSGTDQASSRCASPEDSRNRKTPIELIQESTSERHLKSSKKLSGKSVEMLKNGYVIALYVRDRPALHISRQRLKGGGWFLDTMSNVTTRDPAAQFLVVCRSKDIIGLRSFAAGGKLLQINRRMEFVFASHSFDVWESWTMEGSLDECRLVNCRNPLAVLDVCIVILAAVGEDDGVTRWLD from the exons ATGGATCGCAAAGAATCGATCGAACGGGTAAATTCCTATCACCTCATCCATAATTCAGCGTGGCTTGAAATCAGACTCTTTTATGTACGGATTTCACCCTGCGCGGTCTCCAGCGTGCCCGACCACCTAATCCTTTGCCATGTGCGAAGTCAGATCGGCGTATCTCTCGAAATCAATGGTTCACGTGTTCCTGCGTCTGAGGTGGCCTCGATAACCCTACGACGAGATCGGCTTAACAAGGAATCATCAGAAGTGACGTATGTGAGCACGGATAACGTGCACGTCACGGGAAACGTCGAATTCGAGGTGTTTCATGAAAAGGACATGGTTTTGTGTGGATCCTTGGAGAGGATGGAGTCAACGTGGAATAACGAGAGTGACACGAGGGCGGGATGGAGCATGGATTGTTACACGGCGATAGGTTCTGGTTCATCAGCGTTTTTTCAGCCGAAACTTGGGGTCTCGGCTCCTGCTATCGAGGTTTATATTGCTGGTTGTTGTGGGGGTGTACCGGTAATTTTGACAAAGACGATACAGGTTAGTCCGAGAAGGAAAGGGTCAAGGCATCGGGTGCTGGATGCGATTCCCGAGGAAGAGGAGATTGAGAAACATTTAAACGCTGATAATGGGCTCGCTCGCCAAAAAAAATTGCAG ATAACAGAAGCagaagatgatgataatgagTCAGATGAGAAAATTCGTGGGAGTTTGTACTCAGAAGACATGTACTACGGGGAAGATGGCCAACTGTCATGGTTTAATGCTGGTGTTAGAGTTGGAGTTGGAATTGGGCTAGGCATGTGCGTTGGGATTGGAATTGGTGTTGGTCTTCTAATGCGTTCATATCAAGCAACCACCGGAAAGTTTAGGAGGAG CGTGCAGACGATGGAAAATAGATCTTCTGCACCAATGCTTAACCGTAACAACCCTACGCCCCTTCCTTTAGTGGTTACTCTCAACTCCATTGAAGACTGCGGCTTAGAACAAGACTCCCTTGCCGGCGTTGCTACCGTCGAGCACGTCCCGCTCAGTCGCTTATCCGATGGAAAGATCGAAGCAGCCGCCGCTGTCCTCCTTCATTCCCTCACCTACCTACCCCGCGCAGCGCATCGCCTGCTCCGCCCCTACCAGCTTATCCTCTGTCTTGGCTCTTCTGACCGCGGCGTCGACTCTGCTCTCGCCGCCGATCTCGGTGTTCGGCTGGTTCACGTTGACACCTCGCGAGCCGAGGAGATCGCTGATACTGTGATGGCTCTCATCCTTGGTTTGCTGCGACGTACGCATTTGCTTTCTCGCCATGCACTCTCGGCTTCGGGATGGCTAGGCTCGGTGCAGCCACTCTGTCGAGGAATGAGGCGTTGTAGAGGACTAGTTTTGGGGATCATTGGTAGATCTTCGTCGGCTCGGGCTTTGGCTTCAAGGAGTTTGGCTTTCAAGATGAGCGTGCTTTATTTTGATGTTCACGAG GGTAAAGAAAAATTTGCATTTCCTTCAGCTGCCCGGAGGATGGATACTCTTAATGATTTACTAGCTGCAAGTGATATTATCTCTCTTCATTGTGCTGTAACAAATGAAACCATTCAGATTATCAATGCTGAATGTTTGCAGCATATAAAGCCTG GGGCATTTCTTGTGAATACGGGCAGCAGTCAGCTGTTGGACGATTGTGCTGTAAAGCAGCTTTTAATTGATGGCACCTTAGCTGGCTGTGCCCTGGATGGTGCCGAAGGGCCACAGTGGATGGAAGCATGG GTTAGGGAGATGCCAAATGTATTGATACTACCTCGCAGTGCGGATTACAGTGAAGAAGTATGGATGGAGATAAGGGATAAGGCCATTTCTATATTGAAAACATTCTTCTTTGATGGGGTTATTCCGAACAATGTCATTTCTGATGTGGACGAGGATGAGGATGAAAGCGAAATGGGTGATGAAgttaaacaatttaataaacaaGACAATGTGAGTGCACTTCAGGGTTCTGTTTCTGAGCAACTAACGGATAATATCCAAGTTACTTCACAAAGCTCTCAGAAAAAGGGGATCAGTCTATCAAAGGATTCACCTAGCCAGCTGCAGGGTTCAGTTTCGTCCCAAAATACTACCTCTAAGCCTGATGGACGGCGTAGCAGGTCAGGTAAGAAGGCCAAAAAGAGGCATGCCCGCCAAAAATCTTTGCAAAAATCAGATGATCCCTCTGCATTAGAAAAAGAAAGTACTTCACATAGAGAAGATGATACTGCTATGAGTGGTACAGATCAAGCCAGTTCTCGGTGTGCTTCCCCTGAAGACTCAAGAAATAGGAAAACACCTATAGAATTAATACAAGAGTCAACTTCTGAAAGGCATCTAAAATCTAGCAAAAAGCTCAGTGGAAAGTCTGTGGAAATGCTGAAAAATGGTTATGTCATAGCTCTATATGTAAGAGATCGCCCTGCACTCCACATCTCTCGGCAGAGACTTAAAGGTGGTGGCTGGTTCCTAGACACCATGTCAAATGTAACAACAAGAGATCCTGCAGCTCAGTTCCTTGTTGTTTGCAGAAGCAAG GACATAATTGGTTTGCGTTCTTTTGCTGCTGGTGGAAAGTTACTGCAG ATTAATAGAAGAATGGAGTTTGTATTTGCTAGTCACAGCTTTGATGTTTGGGAGAGTTGGACAATGGAAGGTTCTCTAGACGAATGTAGGCTTGTCAACTGTAGAAATCCCTtg GCTGTTCTGGATGTTTGCATTGTGATCCTGGCTGCTGTGGGTGAAGACGATGGGGTTACTCGTTGGCTTGATTAG